In one window of Fibrobacterota bacterium DNA:
- the trpS gene encoding tryptophan--tRNA ligase gives MALRALTGIKPTGEPHVGNWLGAIKPALALASTYETYYFIADYHALNAVYDPEALRKHTYSIAATYLAFGLDPEKSVFYRQSEIPEVFELSWILACFAGKGLMNRAHSYKDAVAKNVDAQKDPDHNINMGLYTYPILMAADILIFSAHVVPVGADQKQHVEIARDIAERINHNYESELFTLPQPKIEEQVKTIVGLDGRKMSKSYGNTIPLFLEEKALQKRINQIVTNSQEPTEPKDPEQSHIFALHRLLLSDSETQALRAKYQAGGMGWGQAKKDYFEALNAQLKGPREEYRRWMADPAALQAVLAKGRDRARAAASVFLDRIRSTIGIAPR, from the coding sequence ATGGCTTTACGGGCTTTAACGGGCATCAAACCTACGGGAGAACCCCATGTGGGCAATTGGCTGGGAGCCATCAAACCCGCCCTGGCTTTGGCTTCCACATACGAAACCTATTACTTCATCGCCGATTACCATGCGCTCAACGCCGTCTACGATCCGGAAGCCTTGCGCAAGCATACCTACTCCATCGCCGCGACCTATCTGGCCTTCGGACTTGATCCGGAGAAATCGGTCTTTTACCGTCAAAGCGAGATTCCGGAGGTCTTCGAACTGTCCTGGATCCTGGCCTGCTTCGCGGGCAAGGGGCTGATGAACCGGGCGCATTCGTACAAGGACGCGGTTGCCAAGAACGTCGACGCCCAAAAGGATCCGGATCATAACATCAACATGGGCTTGTATACCTACCCCATCCTGATGGCCGCCGATATCCTGATTTTCTCCGCCCATGTGGTGCCCGTGGGCGCCGATCAGAAGCAACACGTGGAAATCGCCCGCGACATCGCCGAGCGCATCAACCACAATTACGAGTCGGAACTGTTCACCTTGCCCCAGCCGAAAATCGAAGAGCAGGTGAAAACCATCGTCGGGCTGGACGGACGCAAGATGAGCAAGAGCTACGGGAACACCATCCCGCTCTTCCTCGAGGAGAAGGCGCTGCAGAAGCGCATCAATCAGATCGTCACCAATAGCCAAGAGCCCACGGAGCCGAAAGATCCGGAGCAAAGCCATATCTTCGCGCTGCATCGGCTGTTGCTTTCCGATTCCGAAACCCAGGCCCTACGCGCTAAATACCAGGCCGGGGGCATGGGCTGGGGCCAGGCCAAGAAGGATTATTTCGAAGCCTTGAACGCCCAGCTCAAGGGCCCGCGCGAGGAATACCGCCGCTGGATGGCGGATCCCGCCGCCCTGCAGGCCGTGCTGGCGAAAGGCCGGGACCGGGCCCGCGCCGCGGCTTCGGTATTTTTGGATCGTATTAGATCTACCATCGGCATCGCGCCGCGCTGA
- a CDS encoding thioredoxin family protein produces MSFVLPTGAHAPAFDLPGSDGRRHGFPDIQGRNGALIFFTCNHCPYVVGSEDRMKALFDRIQPMGISMVAVHSNETKDHPSDSWDAVLIRMREKGFRWLSLHDEEQLVAKAFGAERTPHYFLFGKDGRLAYSGRQDNSPRDASKAETHELDDAIADMLAGRPIAVERTDAIGCNIKWWDKEKHWMPGDACDLDYLYQRGTADKA; encoded by the coding sequence ATGAGTTTCGTGCTACCTACCGGCGCCCATGCGCCCGCATTCGATCTGCCCGGCTCCGATGGACGCCGCCATGGCTTTCCGGACATCCAGGGCCGCAACGGCGCCTTGATATTCTTCACCTGCAACCACTGCCCGTACGTGGTCGGCAGCGAAGACCGCATGAAGGCGCTCTTCGATCGCATCCAGCCCATGGGGATTTCCATGGTGGCCGTCCATTCCAACGAAACCAAGGATCATCCTAGCGACAGCTGGGACGCCGTCCTGATCCGGATGCGGGAAAAGGGATTCCGTTGGCTGTCCCTCCACGATGAGGAACAACTGGTGGCCAAGGCCTTCGGGGCCGAGCGCACCCCGCATTATTTCCTATTCGGCAAGGACGGGCGGCTCGCGTATTCGGGCCGGCAGGACAACAGCCCGCGGGACGCCTCCAAGGCGGAGACCCATGAACTCGACGATGCCATCGCGGACATGCTGGCCGGACGTCCCATCGCCGTGGAACGCACCGATGCCATCGGTTGCAACATCAAATGGTGGGACAAGGAAAAGCATTGGATGCCGGGCGATGCCTGCGACTTGGATTACTTGTACCAGCGCGGGACGGCCGATAAGGCCTGA
- a CDS encoding PA0069 family radical SAM protein, with product MEANPENRFESMRVEWEDGVELPQALRIHKEIARSIVSENDSPDIPFRYSVNPYRGCAHACAYCYARPSHEYLGLGAGTDFDTQIYAKINAAELLRKKLASGNWEREPITFSGVTDCYQPAESQLKLTRACLEVCLEFRQPVSLITKSTLVLRDLDLLTELSKAAGVGVVLSIPFADDATARLVEPFAAPPSLRFKALEKMSSAGLRTGISLGPIIPGLNDSDIPALLARAKAAGAAFAFYVMLRLPGATREVFLERIREKLPERAGKIEHHVREVRGGGLYDTEWGARMSGTGNMADMVDKLFRIHARKCGLEAGESLERLKLPAAPQAPTILKSPKAGSAQLDLFSA from the coding sequence ATGGAAGCGAACCCGGAAAACCGGTTCGAATCCATGCGGGTGGAGTGGGAGGACGGGGTCGAACTGCCCCAGGCGCTGCGCATCCATAAGGAAATCGCCCGCAGCATCGTCTCCGAAAACGACAGCCCCGACATCCCCTTCCGCTACAGCGTGAATCCCTACCGGGGTTGCGCTCATGCCTGCGCCTACTGCTATGCCCGACCGAGCCATGAGTACCTGGGGCTCGGGGCCGGCACCGATTTCGATACGCAGATCTACGCCAAGATCAACGCGGCGGAGCTGCTTCGGAAGAAGCTGGCTTCCGGGAATTGGGAGCGGGAGCCCATAACCTTCTCCGGCGTTACCGACTGTTATCAACCGGCCGAAAGCCAACTCAAGTTGACCCGCGCTTGCCTGGAGGTCTGCCTGGAATTCCGGCAGCCGGTCTCGCTCATCACCAAATCGACCTTGGTGCTGCGCGATTTGGATCTGCTAACCGAGCTTAGCAAGGCCGCCGGGGTGGGCGTGGTATTGTCCATCCCGTTCGCCGATGACGCCACGGCGCGCCTGGTCGAGCCCTTCGCGGCGCCGCCCTCCCTCCGATTCAAGGCATTGGAAAAAATGAGCTCAGCCGGCCTGCGCACCGGCATCTCCCTGGGGCCCATCATTCCGGGCCTCAACGATAGCGATATCCCGGCCTTGCTGGCGCGGGCCAAGGCGGCGGGAGCCGCATTCGCTTTCTACGTCATGCTGCGGCTTCCGGGGGCGACCCGGGAAGTGTTCCTGGAGCGCATCCGCGAGAAGCTGCCGGAGCGCGCGGGCAAAATCGAGCATCACGTACGCGAAGTGCGCGGTGGCGGGCTTTATGATACGGAATGGGGCGCGCGCATGTCGGGGACGGGGAACATGGCCGACATGGTCGACAAGCTTTTCCGCATCCACGCGCGTAAATGCGGTTTGGAGGCGGGTGAGTCGTTGGAACGCCTGAAGCTCCCCGCGGCGCCGCAGGCGCCCACGATACTTAAATCCCCCAAGGCCGGGTCCGCCCAATTGGATCTGTTCTCCGCTTGA
- a CDS encoding VOC family protein, protein MLKNSKVISFIATARSQDAKAFYKDVLRLPLRSEDKFAIVFDLGQGTLRVTPVEALVPAPFTVLGWEVDDIRKEAKVLNEFGVVFEKFPGLVQDKAGVWSAPGGAKVAWFKDPDGNILSLTQPAG, encoded by the coding sequence ATGCTGAAGAATTCCAAGGTCATTTCCTTCATCGCCACCGCTAGGTCCCAAGACGCCAAAGCCTTCTATAAGGACGTGTTGCGGCTGCCGCTGCGCTCCGAGGACAAATTCGCCATCGTCTTCGATCTCGGCCAGGGTACCTTGCGGGTTACTCCCGTCGAGGCGCTGGTACCCGCGCCTTTCACGGTATTGGGATGGGAAGTGGACGATATCCGGAAAGAAGCCAAGGTACTGAACGAGTTCGGAGTGGTCTTCGAGAAATTCCCCGGCTTGGTACAAGACAAGGCGGGCGTATGGTCGGCTCCGGGCGGGGCCAAGGTGGCTTGGTTCAAGGATCCGGATGGCAACATCCTTTCCCTGACCCAGCCCGCCGGTTAG
- a CDS encoding methyltransferase domain-containing protein: MPDPGAMTDATSSAVEERGLDKQPLNERALKDRVRRYYAAATEDYLKYYQADWHHHMHYGFDRDLPRGGNPTEHMVRYLAGLAGLNAGERLLDAGCGVGGSSIFLARELGLDCTGITLMEAQARLARGFAAKGVPSSGSGKARFAANDFHSPAFRPGSFDAIWALESFDHAVDKRAWIAGMFGLLKPGGRLVIADGFRTQAPQNRAMAKSYAAFLAGWAVPHLCTAPEIETWAKDAGFSVAHSEDISRDVMPHARAIFRFGLLFIPVRWALARLKLTSLEKLGNAYATYYQYLTFRKGLWEYRAYCFRKPPGPS, translated from the coding sequence ATGCCTGATCCAGGCGCAATGACCGATGCGACGTCTTCCGCCGTTGAGGAGCGGGGGTTGGACAAGCAACCTCTCAACGAACGAGCCCTTAAAGATCGGGTGCGCCGCTATTACGCCGCCGCCACCGAGGACTACCTCAAGTATTACCAGGCCGATTGGCATCATCATATGCACTACGGATTCGATCGGGATTTGCCCCGCGGCGGCAACCCGACCGAGCACATGGTCCGCTATCTGGCCGGATTGGCGGGCCTGAACGCCGGGGAACGATTGCTGGATGCCGGCTGCGGAGTGGGCGGCTCCTCCATCTTCCTGGCGCGGGAACTGGGGTTGGATTGCACGGGGATTACCTTGATGGAGGCCCAGGCCCGGTTGGCCCGGGGGTTCGCGGCCAAAGGCGTCCCGTCTTCCGGATCCGGGAAAGCGCGCTTCGCCGCCAACGATTTCCATTCCCCCGCGTTCAGGCCCGGGTCCTTCGACGCGATATGGGCGCTGGAATCCTTCGATCATGCGGTGGACAAGCGGGCCTGGATCGCCGGGATGTTCGGTCTTCTCAAGCCGGGAGGCCGCTTGGTGATCGCGGACGGCTTCCGGACGCAAGCCCCTCAAAACCGGGCCATGGCGAAGTCTTATGCCGCCTTCCTGGCGGGATGGGCCGTTCCCCATCTATGCACCGCTCCCGAAATCGAGACTTGGGCCAAGGATGCCGGGTTCTCCGTCGCGCATTCGGAGGACATATCCCGCGACGTCATGCCCCATGCGCGCGCCATCTTCCGCTTCGGCCTGCTCTTCATCCCCGTCCGCTGGGCGCTGGCCCGCTTGAAGCTAACCAGCCTCGAGAAGTTGGGTAACGCCTACGCTACCTATTACCAGTACCTGACCTTCCGCAAGGGCCTGTGGGAATACCGCGCTTACTGCTTCCGTAAGCCGCCCGGCCCGTCCTAA
- a CDS encoding pyridoxal phosphate-dependent aminotransferase, producing the protein MFSGRFSADPGGLNPHWEAKLGLEAAGIGLLDLTLSNPTVAGIHYPPGIPALLSRPEVMEYHPNPRGMPEARHAVAKYLHGRGRPCDPDRLVLTASTSEAYGWLFKLLCEPGDEVLVPSPSYPLFDDLADLERISLMRYPLSPNPGRSGYWEPDFDRLRNLISTRTKALILVNPNNPTGHVLDARALAAYLALADEYGLALIVDEVFCDYVLADDAVFLPLESEGPLVFTLNGFSKMLGLPQMKLGWIHAAGKRELVNAALERLEFIADSFLSVNTPVQAAARDLLALARPIQSAIAQRLRSNLKASWEWTVGSRTQLYSANHPQAGWYLLLHVGTPLDSEAFALDLLRRFHVHTHPGALFGLGREWPLVASLLTPETAFREGLARIAAAAEGHTHA; encoded by the coding sequence ATGTTCTCAGGCAGGTTCTCGGCCGACCCGGGCGGGCTCAATCCCCATTGGGAAGCCAAACTGGGCCTGGAGGCCGCCGGAATCGGCCTGCTTGATCTCACCCTTTCCAATCCTACCGTAGCCGGCATCCATTATCCTCCCGGGATTCCCGCGCTCCTGTCCCGGCCCGAGGTTATGGAATACCATCCTAATCCGCGGGGGATGCCGGAGGCGCGCCATGCGGTGGCCAAGTACCTCCACGGCCGGGGACGGCCCTGCGATCCCGACCGCTTGGTCCTGACGGCGAGCACTTCGGAAGCATATGGCTGGCTATTCAAATTGCTCTGCGAGCCCGGCGACGAAGTGCTGGTGCCTTCGCCCAGTTACCCTCTCTTCGATGACCTCGCCGATTTGGAGAGGATATCCCTTATGCGGTATCCCCTTTCCCCCAATCCCGGTCGGAGCGGTTATTGGGAACCCGATTTCGATAGGCTGCGCAATCTGATCTCCACCCGGACCAAGGCCCTCATCCTGGTGAATCCCAACAATCCCACCGGGCATGTTCTGGATGCCAGGGCCCTGGCAGCCTATCTCGCGCTGGCCGATGAATACGGGCTGGCCCTGATCGTCGACGAAGTGTTCTGCGACTACGTGCTGGCCGATGACGCGGTTTTCCTGCCGCTGGAATCGGAAGGACCCCTGGTCTTCACCTTGAACGGGTTCTCCAAAATGCTCGGCCTGCCGCAAATGAAGCTGGGCTGGATCCACGCGGCGGGCAAACGCGAACTCGTGAACGCCGCCCTGGAGCGCCTGGAGTTCATCGCCGACTCCTTCCTCTCCGTGAATACGCCGGTGCAAGCCGCGGCCAGGGATCTGCTCGCCCTCGCGCGGCCCATCCAGTCCGCGATCGCCCAACGCTTGCGGTCGAACCTCAAGGCTTCCTGGGAATGGACGGTAGGTTCCCGTACCCAACTTTACAGCGCGAACCATCCCCAGGCAGGCTGGTACCTTTTGCTACACGTCGGTACCCCATTGGACTCGGAGGCCTTCGCCCTCGACCTGCTGCGACGCTTCCATGTGCATACCCATCCGGGCGCATTATTCGGATTGGGAAGGGAATGGCCCCTGGTCGCAAGCTTGTTGACTCCGGAGACGGCTTTCCGGGAAGGGCTGGCGCGCATCGCCGCGGCGGCGGAAGGGCATACGCATGCCTGA
- the metF gene encoding methylenetetrahydrofolate reductase [NAD(P)H] has protein sequence MALLEKLHAGVPTLSYELFPPKNPAGWGTLYGTLGELSKLAPDYISVTYGAGGSTRTKTVDLVGRIQNELGIESVAHLTCVGHSREELAGILATLETAGIRNVLALRGDPPKGDAAFKPHPDGFAHASDLIRFINGRFGLNIACAHYPEKHVEAGSLESDIDYLKLKQDNGAQFTISQMFFDNENFYRFRDKCAAAGVRFPFVAGIMPVLNLGQITRFRELSGCVIPDSLVSHLGTGDAAAVQARGVEFATRQCDDLLRNGIAGIHLYSLNQSHSSARITENLRGLGYFPVASTAKSAKSV, from the coding sequence ATGGCCCTGCTCGAAAAACTGCACGCCGGCGTCCCAACGCTTTCCTACGAACTCTTCCCTCCCAAGAATCCCGCGGGCTGGGGCACCTTATACGGAACCTTAGGCGAACTCTCCAAGCTCGCCCCCGACTACATATCCGTTACCTATGGCGCAGGCGGTTCCACGCGCACCAAGACCGTGGATCTGGTCGGGCGTATCCAAAACGAACTGGGCATCGAATCGGTCGCGCATCTCACTTGCGTCGGCCACTCCCGGGAGGAGTTGGCCGGCATCCTCGCCACCCTAGAGACGGCGGGCATCCGGAACGTCCTGGCCCTGCGCGGCGATCCGCCTAAAGGCGATGCCGCCTTCAAGCCCCATCCCGACGGCTTCGCGCATGCCTCGGATCTGATCCGATTCATCAATGGCCGGTTCGGCTTAAACATCGCCTGCGCCCACTACCCCGAGAAGCACGTGGAAGCGGGCAGCCTGGAATCGGATATCGATTACCTGAAGCTTAAGCAGGACAACGGGGCCCAATTCACGATCAGCCAAATGTTCTTCGATAACGAAAACTTCTACCGCTTCCGGGATAAGTGCGCGGCTGCGGGCGTCCGCTTCCCTTTCGTGGCCGGCATCATGCCGGTTCTCAACCTGGGGCAGATCACGCGCTTCCGGGAGCTATCGGGTTGCGTGATTCCCGACTCGCTGGTATCCCATTTGGGAACCGGAGACGCGGCCGCCGTCCAGGCGCGCGGGGTGGAATTCGCGACCCGGCAATGCGACGATCTGCTGCGTAACGGCATCGCCGGTATCCATCTCTATTCCCTCAACCAGTCCCACTCCTCCGCGCGGATCACCGAAAACCTCCGCGGCCTGGGATATTTTCCCGTCGCCTCGACGGCCAAGTCCGCCAAGAGCGTTTAA
- a CDS encoding DoxX family membrane protein: MKKAVFAGAVLFSGALAAINNLLSGHSVAWFGSPEVLPKPEGWPTLTVAEGLKAGIKVALHDFRAHQGAILAGLAIILVAMVYLNRSRKAGVGPMLRTVLRLGLGSMFLIAAYPKFSDPKGFATLVAQYQLLPAFAVDAFSIWLPAFEITVGLGLILTLWEQEFALLIGVLLVMFIVALGQALLRNLGIACGCFDIEGATDAGESWFSLVRDLVLLLPVAWMILTGGRRYIHWGRNR; the protein is encoded by the coding sequence ATGAAAAAAGCGGTATTCGCGGGTGCGGTTCTCTTTTCCGGAGCCTTGGCGGCCATCAACAATCTCCTCAGCGGCCACTCCGTCGCGTGGTTCGGTTCGCCCGAGGTGCTTCCCAAACCCGAAGGCTGGCCCACCCTGACGGTGGCCGAGGGCCTCAAGGCCGGGATCAAGGTGGCTTTACACGATTTCCGGGCGCATCAAGGCGCGATACTGGCAGGATTGGCCATCATATTAGTGGCCATGGTCTACCTGAACCGATCCCGTAAGGCGGGAGTAGGTCCCATGCTCCGGACGGTCCTGCGCTTGGGGCTCGGTAGCATGTTCTTGATAGCCGCTTACCCCAAGTTCTCCGACCCCAAAGGCTTCGCCACCTTGGTGGCGCAATACCAATTACTGCCTGCCTTCGCCGTCGATGCCTTCTCCATATGGCTGCCCGCTTTCGAGATCACGGTAGGCCTGGGGCTAATCCTCACTCTCTGGGAACAGGAATTCGCCCTCCTGATCGGCGTACTCTTGGTGATGTTCATCGTCGCTTTGGGGCAAGCGTTACTGCGCAATCTCGGCATCGCCTGCGGTTGCTTCGATATCGAGGGCGCCACGGACGCGGGGGAGTCCTGGTTCTCCCTGGTACGCGATCTGGTCCTGCTTCTACCGGTGGCCTGGATGATCCTAACGGGCGGCCGCCGCTACATCCATTGGGGCAGGAACCGCTAA
- a CDS encoding endonuclease/exonuclease/phosphatase family protein — protein sequence MTPVRNRKDPIHAVAIKAGVALALALLAIACSKVQSDFGSTGAVVPKDTVALSAASPADTLRMATLNMCVGFPVSQLVFTDMAVPETAYAALTKLYDRYLQTRAKDRMKGMAHAIDSLHLDVVGLQEVLYFKRNGVLIDDYLQELVDSIKADGGPAYIVYPIPLNDTVLTGSKGDSSIRIDFHEGNALLINPAFNILEKDSLRYFNVFRLSSDNPTESIRALGYAKFRTPKGVTWQVYTTHLEVFEDVSSNQAAELVKFQQAEQVKDSRGKTAVAQVVLGDFNIDPGSGAHRILTDAGFSDTYDSTVEADGSSCCVASSALWDTTAGWSTRRIDFIMARHWVKTVEHATALHGPFTAGNGTRLLATDHRMVRAVLVAQ from the coding sequence ATGACCCCGGTCCGCAACCGCAAAGATCCCATCCATGCCGTGGCGATCAAGGCCGGGGTGGCGTTGGCCCTGGCATTACTGGCCATCGCCTGCTCCAAGGTCCAGTCGGATTTCGGCAGCACCGGCGCGGTAGTCCCCAAAGACACCGTGGCCCTCTCGGCCGCTTCTCCTGCCGATACCTTACGAATGGCCACCTTGAACATGTGCGTCGGCTTTCCCGTGTCGCAACTGGTCTTCACCGACATGGCCGTGCCCGAAACCGCGTACGCGGCCCTTACCAAGCTCTACGACCGCTATCTCCAGACGCGGGCCAAGGATCGCATGAAAGGGATGGCGCACGCTATCGACTCCCTGCATCTCGACGTCGTCGGCCTCCAGGAAGTGCTTTACTTCAAGCGCAATGGCGTGCTGATCGACGACTACCTCCAGGAATTGGTCGATTCCATCAAGGCCGATGGAGGCCCGGCCTATATCGTCTATCCGATCCCGCTCAACGATACGGTTCTCACCGGGAGCAAGGGCGACAGTTCCATCCGCATCGATTTCCATGAAGGCAACGCTCTGCTCATCAATCCCGCCTTCAATATCCTTGAGAAGGACAGCCTGCGGTATTTCAACGTCTTCCGGTTATCATCGGACAATCCCACCGAATCCATCCGCGCCCTGGGGTACGCGAAATTCCGAACCCCCAAAGGCGTCACCTGGCAGGTCTATACCACCCATCTCGAAGTCTTCGAGGACGTGAGCAGCAATCAAGCGGCGGAGCTGGTGAAATTCCAGCAAGCCGAGCAAGTAAAAGATTCCAGAGGAAAGACTGCCGTGGCGCAGGTGGTGCTGGGCGATTTCAACATCGATCCGGGAAGCGGCGCCCACCGCATCCTCACGGACGCCGGATTTTCGGATACCTACGATTCCACCGTGGAAGCCGACGGTAGTTCTTGCTGCGTGGCGTCCAGCGCGCTCTGGGATACCACGGCCGGCTGGTCCACCCGGCGCATCGATTTCATCATGGCGCGCCATTGGGTCAAGACCGTGGAACATGCTACCGCCCTGCACGGCCCTTTCACCGCCGGGAATGGAACGCGGCTGTTAGCCACCGATCATCGCATGGTGCGGGCGGTGCTGGTGGCGCAGTGA
- a CDS encoding type I restriction enzyme HsdR N-terminal domain-containing protein, with protein MTSDPGEDAEGLFDPIRKRRVAATPEERVRQAVIRYLVDTVGVPANLIGVEFSLANLEPGNFHRVDVVAWRPGEGQLAPWLLVECKEPGCRIDDDVAWQAAGYLKRIPCRYVMLTNGKVTRVLEREGEGYVITAGLPYFPPSHP; from the coding sequence GTGACATCCGATCCGGGGGAAGATGCGGAAGGATTATTCGATCCCATCCGCAAGCGCCGGGTGGCCGCCACCCCGGAAGAACGGGTTCGTCAGGCGGTGATCCGTTATCTCGTGGATACGGTAGGCGTGCCGGCGAATCTCATCGGAGTGGAGTTTTCCCTGGCGAATTTGGAACCGGGCAACTTCCATCGCGTGGACGTGGTGGCCTGGCGGCCGGGGGAAGGCCAGCTTGCCCCATGGCTACTGGTGGAATGCAAAGAGCCTGGGTGTCGCATCGACGATGATGTGGCCTGGCAGGCGGCCGGATATCTGAAACGGATTCCCTGCCGCTACGTGATGTTGACGAACGGAAAGGTTACGCGCGTGCTTGAGCGCGAGGGAGAAGGATACGTGATAACGGCTGGGCTGCCGTACTTTCCTCCATCCCATCCCTGA
- the speA gene encoding biosynthetic arginine decarboxylase — translation MRKWRIEDSKELYNVNGWGVGYFGINDKGHATVSPERAEGPEIDLKEIIDELRFRDVGLPVLVRFPDILDDRIEQISKCFDAAAKEYGYKGQYYNVYPIKVNQQRPVLEEIVRHGKKFNIGLEAGSKPELHAVLAIMDNPESLIICNGYKDEEFIELALLAQKMGKKIFVVVEKLNELKLIKNMALRLNVTPNVGIRIKLATSGSGKWEDSGGDQSKFGLNSSELLEALDYAREEGIMHYIRLVHFHLGSQITNIRKIKSGLKEIAQFFVQIQNTGCKIEFVDVGGGLGVDYDGSRSTGNSSVNYSIQEYANDVIYTLCEVSNKHGLPHPNVIAESGRALTAHHSVLVFNVLEVARPPFWDEQVHVIDAKAPDVLKDIHNIYKNFASHNMLEAWHDAIQNREEVLDAFNLGMVDLKTRALAERLFWSIAQKAVNLSRQMKHPPIELQGVPMLLSEKYFCNFSLFQSLPDSWAFDQIFPIMPIQRLDEEPGQQVTLQDITCDSDGKIDHFIGQGDFSRSVPLHTPKQDENYCVAVYLVGAYQEILGDLHNLFGDTNAVHITVNPDKQGYSIAQVIDGESVADVLDYVQFSDKNLVRTMESWVSSSVKEGKISLQEGKEFLAIYRSGLYGYTYLE, via the coding sequence ATGCGCAAGTGGCGGATCGAGGACAGCAAGGAACTCTATAACGTCAACGGCTGGGGCGTCGGCTATTTCGGCATCAACGACAAGGGCCATGCCACGGTCAGCCCGGAGCGCGCCGAAGGCCCGGAGATCGATCTCAAGGAGATCATCGACGAGCTCCGCTTCCGCGACGTGGGCCTCCCCGTGCTGGTACGCTTCCCCGATATCCTGGACGATCGCATCGAGCAAATCTCCAAGTGCTTCGACGCGGCCGCCAAGGAATACGGCTATAAGGGCCAGTACTACAACGTCTACCCCATCAAGGTGAACCAGCAGCGCCCGGTGCTGGAGGAAATCGTCCGCCACGGCAAGAAGTTCAACATCGGCCTGGAAGCCGGTTCCAAGCCCGAGTTGCATGCGGTGCTGGCCATCATGGACAATCCCGAGTCCCTCATCATCTGCAACGGTTACAAGGACGAAGAGTTCATCGAACTGGCGCTCCTGGCCCAGAAGATGGGCAAGAAGATCTTCGTGGTGGTTGAGAAGCTGAATGAGCTGAAGCTGATCAAGAACATGGCCCTGCGCCTCAACGTGACCCCGAACGTGGGCATCCGCATCAAGCTGGCCACCTCGGGCAGCGGCAAGTGGGAAGACTCGGGCGGCGATCAGAGCAAGTTCGGCCTCAATTCCTCCGAGTTGCTCGAAGCCCTGGACTACGCGCGCGAAGAAGGGATCATGCATTACATCCGCCTGGTCCATTTCCATCTGGGCAGCCAAATCACCAACATCCGCAAGATCAAATCCGGCCTGAAGGAAATCGCGCAGTTCTTCGTGCAGATCCAGAATACGGGCTGCAAGATCGAGTTCGTGGACGTGGGCGGCGGCCTGGGCGTGGACTACGACGGCTCGCGTTCCACCGGCAACAGCAGCGTGAACTATTCCATCCAGGAATACGCCAACGACGTCATCTATACCCTGTGCGAGGTCTCCAACAAGCACGGCCTGCCCCACCCCAACGTAATCGCGGAGTCCGGTCGCGCTCTGACGGCGCATCATTCGGTGCTGGTCTTCAACGTCCTCGAAGTGGCCCGGCCCCCGTTCTGGGACGAGCAGGTTCACGTCATCGATGCCAAGGCGCCGGACGTTCTCAAGGACATCCACAACATCTACAAGAACTTCGCCTCCCACAATATGCTGGAAGCCTGGCATGACGCCATCCAGAACCGCGAAGAGGTTCTCGATGCATTCAACCTGGGGATGGTCGATCTCAAGACGCGTGCCTTGGCGGAGCGGCTGTTCTGGTCGATCGCCCAGAAGGCGGTCAACCTCTCACGCCAGATGAAGCATCCGCCTATCGAGCTCCAGGGCGTGCCCATGCTCTTGTCCGAAAAGTATTTTTGCAACTTCTCGCTCTTCCAATCCCTGCCGGATTCCTGGGCCTTCGATCAGATCTTCCCCATCATGCCCATCCAGCGCCTGGACGAAGAGCCCGGGCAGCAGGTGACCTTGCAGGACATCACCTGCGATTCGGACGGGAAGATCGATCACTTCATCGGCCAGGGGGATTTTTCCCGCAGCGTCCCGCTGCACACGCCGAAGCAGGACGAAAACTATTGCGTCGCGGTCTATCTGGTCGGCGCCTACCAGGAGATCCTGGGCGATCTGCACAACCTGTTCGGCGACACCAACGCCGTCCACATCACCGTCAACCCCGACAAACAGGGCTACTCCATAGCGCAAGTGATCGATGGCGAGTCCGTCGCCGACGTGCTGGACTACGTGCAGTTCAGCGACAAGAACCTGGTGCGCACCATGGAATCGTGGGTGTCGTCCTCGGTGAAGGAAGGCAAAATCAGCTTGCAGGAAGGCAAGGAGTTCTTGGCTATTTATCGGTCGGGGTTGTACGGGTATACTTACCTGGAATAA
- a CDS encoding helix-turn-helix transcriptional regulator has product MNLDPFQSLGQSIKRQIAAKGYATVEVFAHEHAIPKGTLSKIVNGKVDAKVSTLLRISQALEISISEFFPTHPMPESWVMERPSAAYRAGKKKRRG; this is encoded by the coding sequence ATGAACCTCGATCCCTTCCAGAGCCTAGGCCAATCGATTAAACGGCAAATCGCCGCGAAGGGCTATGCGACCGTGGAGGTCTTCGCCCATGAGCACGCCATCCCCAAAGGCACCCTGAGCAAAATCGTGAACGGGAAGGTGGACGCAAAGGTTTCCACCTTGCTGCGCATTTCCCAGGCGCTGGAGATCAGCATCTCCGAATTCTTCCCGACGCATCCCATGCCGGAAAGCTGGGTGATGGAACGGCCGTCAGCGGCCTACCGGGCCGGGAAGAAAAAGCGCCGCGGTTAG